The Paenibacillus sp. 481 DNA window AATAACACAAATAACAATAGCAAAAAACAATTGCCCGAACAGCTTCTGCATCGCAGTTAAGCCTAACGAACGTTTAAAAATAATTTTGATGTAGTCATCTAAAAAGCCAATCAAACCAAATCCGAGCGTCGCAAACAGCATCACATAAAAATCAGTGTCCATCACTGAAAATTTCAAAAATGCGAGCGTGAAGGCGAGCAAAATAATGACGCCGCCCATCGTAGGCGTGCCTGATTTTTTCAAATGGGATTGTGGCCCATCCTCTCGAACTTGCTGACCAAATTTCAACCGCTTAAGAATCGGGATGCATAACGGGCCCAATATGACGGCTAAGATAAAAGATACACCGATTGTCATTAACATCAACTTGAAGTCCATTCCTTTCACCTCCCGTTACAACGAACCGACTAATGCTCGACACTTATCCATTCATTGACAATCTCTTCGATTTTCATTCCTCGCGATGCTTTAATTAAGACGACATCTCCAGCGCTAACTTCGCTTAGCAAACGAGCTTTAAGCTCTTCTTTATCGTCAAACGAATAGACGTTATTTTCTGGATAATGTTGCCGCGCACCACGTGCAATGTCGCGTCCAAGTCGGCCGTACGTGAGTAAAAGGTCAACCTTGTCTGGTGTAATCGACGTTCCTACCTCTTCATGCAACTCAGCCTCTGTAGGCCCGAGTTCCAACATATCTCCAAGCACTGCAATACGCTTGCCTACGCAAGCGATGTTGGCAAGTACATGCAAAGCTGCTTTCATCGCATGTGGATTCGCATTGTATGCATCGTTGAGAATCGTCCAGCCGCCTGTCGTTTGGAAACGTTCAAAGCGCATGCCACTAATGCGTGCCTGTTCCAAACCCTGCGCGATCCGCTCTTCTTTAATGCCAAAACGGCGGCCAACTGCAATCGCCGCAAGTGCATTCAGTACGTTATGCTCACCTAGTATCGGCAAGCGATACGTTCGATCACTAGCTGCGTTCGCAAGTGTGAACGACATGCCGTCTTCATGGTACGTCACCTGTTGTGGACGCAAGCTACAATTGTCGCCATGACCGTAGCGTACGATATCCATCTCTTCAGGGCGAACGGTTTCCGCTTCCGCCAACACTTGGTCGATCAGCGGCTCGTCACCATCACAGATTAACACGCCTGCGTAAGGCAGTGCGCACGTGATTTCCAACTTCGCACGAGCAATCTCTTCCCGTGAACCAAGCTGAAGCAAATGAGCGTCACCAATATTCGTGACGACCGCTACGTCCGGCTCTGCCAATTGGGACAGCAGCGCAATTTCGCCGCGACCGCTCATGCCGAGCTCGACGACGAGCACTTCTGTCGTTTCTGGCATAGCCAATATCGTAAGCGGAAGTCCGAGGTGGTTATTAAAATTCCCGTCCGTCTTATGAACTTCGTATTGCTGCGCAAGCACAGACGAAATCAAATCTTTCGTCGTCGTCTTGCCGCTGCTGCCTGTCACAGCAACTACTTTAAGCGGATGCTCTTGGCGGTAAGCTGCGGCAAGCTTTTGGAGCGCTTTAAGCGTATTTTTGACGACAATGAGCGGCGCATCTTCCGGCGCGTTCTCATGGTCAGCCTGCCAAAAGGCAGCCATTGCACCATCTTGCAATGCCTGTTCAACGTAAGCATGTCCGTCGAACCGTTCACCCACAATCGGTACAAACAACGAACCTGGCATCGACATACGCGAATTCGTATTCACTCCACGTACGATACGAGCGCCGTGTTGTGCGTCCTTCAGCTTTCCACCGCACATACGTGCTATTTGGTCTAAAGTGTTTTGAATCACTACAATAATCCCCTTATCGCTTCTTTCGCCACGATCCGATCATCAAAATCGAACGTTTCTTTACCAATCAATTGGTAAGTCTCATGGCCTTTCCCCGCAATCAATACTACATCTTTAGGGCTTGCCATTTCAATAGCCTTCGTAATCGCTGCACGACGATCAACGATCAACTCGTAACGATTCTGATCGATCCCTAATTCTTGCAAACCTGCTTCAATATCGAGCAAAATGCCGTTTGGCTCCTCAGTCCGTGGGTTATCGGACGTAACAAACGAGTAGTCCGCATAGCGGGCCGAAATTTTACCCATAAGCGGGCGCTTCGTCCGGTCGCGATCTCCACCGCAGCCGAAGACACACAGCACGCGTCCTTCCGCAAATTCTTTGACGGTAGACAATACGTTCTCTAAGCCATCCGGCGTATGCGCATAATCGACGATGACCGAGAAAGGTTGGCCTGCCTCTACAGGCTCCACTCGACCGTCAACACCTGGAACCTCTTCCAAGCTGTTACGAATTTGCTCTAGCTCTACGCCTTCAATCAAGCCAACAGCAATAGCTGCAAGCGCGTTATATACATTAAATTTGCCGACCATACGCAATTGAATGGACGTGCTCCCTTTAAACGTGTGAACCGTAAAGCTTGTGCCCTTAGCTGTAATCCGAATGTTGTCCGCATAAATGTCTGCTTGCTCGGACAATCCATAAGTGATCGTCTCCGCAGCTGTCATCTCATCAAACGGTGCCGCAGCCGCATCGTCAGCGTTCAATACCGCATAGGAGCGCTCTGCTTCATTGGCTGCAAACGTATTACCTAAGCGTGAAAAGAACAGCCCTTTGGCCTCACGATACGATTCCATCGAGCCATGGTAATCCAAATGGTCCTGCGTCAAGTTCGTAAATACGGCCGCACGGAAACGACAGCCCTTTACACGCCCTTGTACAAGCGCGTGAGACGATACTTCCATCGCCACCGCCTGCACGCCCTCGTTTACCATATTACGCAAAGAGTGCTGTAATTCCAACGCATTTGGCGTCGTACCTGACATCGGGAACGACTGGCCATTATAGCGTGTTTCAATTGTGCCGATAACGCCTGCGCGCTTGTTGGCATCGTTTAATATTTTTTCAATCAAATAGGTCGTCGTCGTCTTGCCGTTCGTACCTGTAACGCCGATCAAGCTTAGCTCTTGGCTCGGCGATTCATAAAATGCATCCGCAAGTACAGCTAACGCATGACGTGCATCCTTCACGATGATTTGTGGAGCTTGCACAGGAAGCAAGCGTTCAACGACGAGCGCTGCTGCGCCTTGAGCAATCGCTTGCTCCGCATATTGATGCCCATCTAAGGCATTGCCTGAAATACAGACAAACAAAGCACCTGCTGTTACTTTGCGAGAATCTACTACCAATCCACGAATCTCTGTTTGGCCTTCGCCTTGCAATTTCGCAGAGATGAGTCGTGAAGCTAGTTCGGATAGTTGTATGGATTGCATGATTATTCCTCCGTCTCCTCACCCAAGTAGATACGGATCGTCGATCCGCGCTCTAATCGTGTGCCCGGCTTCGGGGCTTGATGAATGATTACTTTCCCCGTACCCGATGTCGATAATTGAAAATTCGTATTCATATCTTCGTAAATATCTGATAGCGATTTGCCTACTAAGTTAGGCACGACTACAACCGGCGTTTCCCCGTACTTGTACTTGCGTGCAACTTGTTTTTGCCTAGGCTCAACACCCATATAGTGCAGCGAATCTTCCATGATCCGCTTTACGATCGGAGCAGCAACTAGTCCGCCAAATTGAATCCCTTGCGGATCGTCTACTGCCGTATAAATGACGAGCTTAGGATCGTCAGCCGGAGCAAATCCGATAAATGACACAATGTGCTCGTCAGTCGAATAACGACCGTTAATAACTTTTTGCGCCGTTCCCGTTTTGCCACCGACACGATAGCCGTCAATAAACGCATTTTTACCTGTCCCCTGCGCAACGACGTGCTCTAACGCCTCACGGACTTTGCGTGACGTTTCAGGTGATATCACTTGACGTATAAGTTCTGGTTGCACATCGTCCACCACTAGCCCTGTTTCCGGTTGAACAAACGATTTGGCTACGTGTGGTTTAAAAAGCTTTCCGCCATTAATAGCAGCGGACACCGCTGTAATTTGTTGAATCGGCGTCACTGAAACCCCTTGACCAAAAGCTGTTGTGGCCAACTCTACGGGACCGACACGATTCAATTTAAATAAAATACCGCTCGCTTCTCCACTTAAATCGATACCCGTCTTTTTGCCGAAGCCAAAATCACGTATGTACCCAAATAGCTTCTCTTTGCCAAGCCGCTGTCCGAGCGCCACAAAGCCAGGGTTGCATGAGTTCTCAACAACTTCGAGAAACGTCTGGCTACCGTGACCACCTTTTTTCCAGCAACGCAAGCGTGCGCCGCCGACTTCTACTCGCCCAGGATCAAAGAAATGTTCATGGTGCAAATTGACTTTTCCTTCTTCTAATGCCGCAGCCAGCGTAATAATTTTGAAGGTGGAACCAGGCTCGTACGTCATCCAAATCGGCAAATTGCGGTTATATATTTCTGATGCGACATTTTTATAATTTCCCGGGTCATAATTCGGACGACTTGCCATCGCCAAAATTTCACCTGAATTCGGATCCATCGCAATGGATACGATTTGTTTAGGTCTAAGTTCTGTCATGGCGCGATCAAGTTCCCGCTCCATAATTGTCTGCAACTGTTTGTCAATCGTCAATTGCAAATTTAATCCATCTCGTGGCTGGACAAACTTTTCTGTCGAATTCGGCATTTGTCTGCCACGCGCATCAGCTAAATAAGATACGCTTCCTCGCAGCCCACTCAAGGCCGAATCATACTTCTGCTCAATTCCAGTAAGTCCTTGATTTTCGATACCAGTGAAGCCTAAAATATGGGCAGCTAAATCGCCAAATGGGTAATATCTTTTATTATCCTCTGCCACAACGATACCAGGCAAGTGGAGCTGTCGTACTTTTTGGGCCGTTTCGAGCGATATTTTGCGTCCTCCGGGCTTTAGGTACACGCTAGACTTCCTTACGGTAATCATTCTCTGTACATCTTCTGTTTTCATGCCAAGAAGCGGTGCCAACTGACTCGCAGTTGATGCCGCATCTTTGATTTGGGCAGGGACCGCCACTATAGTAGGCGAGCTGATATTGTAAGCTAGTCGTTCACCATTACGGTCCCATACTTCTCCTCGCTTCGCCGTAACCGGAATGTTGCGACGCCATGATTCTTCCGCTTTTGCACTTAACTGACTGCCCTCCCACAACTGAACGTAAGCTAACCGTGTGATAAGCGCCATGAAGCCAAGCGATACTAATATGCTGCCGATCATAATCCGTCTGCGAAGCGTTACGCCGGAAACTTTCACATCTATCCCTCCCTAGTCCGACATCGGTTCATAACAAACCTATTCGGGACAAACTAGGGATAGAACAAGCTAGTTAGCCTTTGGCGCTAATTTAACTTGTACAATACGTTTACCTTTTTCGGTTATCGTCTTCTGTTCCGTGACGTAACCTTCTCCCTCAGCACGAACTTCCCATTTGAGAAGCGAGGCAATTTCCATCACATCACGCAGCGATTTGCCTACCAGCGACGGTAAACTCATTTTACTAGGGTCATCCGTTAACAAGTACATGCGCTGCCCTGGTGCTAACCAATCTCCTGGTGCTGGATACTGCTGCTTCACCTTCGCCGTCGAACCGATCGTTTCAAAGGCAATCCCATTCTCCGCCAAGCGCTGCTTCGCATCCTTCAAACCTACACCCTGAACATTCGGCGCTTTTTTTGAACCTTTTACAGCTGGAGCATCTTTGCCATTTTCATTTTTAGCTACCTTGCCGTCATTCGACATCGGTACGCCCATATAGCTAAGCGACTGGCTGACGATTTTTTTAAACACGCCCGATGTAATACTACTAGAAGCAAGATACTGTTCAGGCTCATCGACAACAACGATAACCGCAATGCGCGGGTCCTCTACAGGCGCGTAGCCAATAAAGGAAGCGACAACGTGCTTGGAGCTATACTCTCCATTTACAACTTTAATAGCTGTACCTGTCTTCCCTGCAACACGGTATCCATCGATATAAGCATGCTTACCTGTACCTATTTCTTGGTCAGAAACAACTTGCTCCAAGTACTGACTGACCTGCTTCGCTGTACCTTGCGAAATGACTTCACGAACGACTTCCGGCTTAGGCTCAAACACTTCGCCTGTCATCGGATCGACCGTTTTTTTAATTAAATTCGGCTTCATCAGCTTGCCGCCGTTTGCCACAGCAGACACCGCCATAATTTGCTGGATCGGAGTCACCAATACTTTACCATGACCGTACGTTGCAGCTGCCAAATCGGCAGGATACTCAAACTTGATGTTGCTACTTTTTTCACTTGGCAAAGTAATACCTGTTAAATCGTTAAACCCGAAATCTCGAATATATTTCGTGAACTTTTCTTCCTTCAGCTGTTCAAAGCCCAGCTTAACGAAGGCAACGTTACTCGACCGTTTTAACCCTGTCAAGTAGCTAATGCGCCCCCATCCTCTGCCACTGTTATGGTCACCAATTGGGCGACCGCCGGCATAAATCTTACCTGACATAAACGTAGCGTCCGGATCGAAAATGCCTTCTTGCACGGCCGCAGCCAACGTAATAATTTTAAACGTTGAACCTGGCTCGTAAAGGGCTTGGATGGCTGGGTTACGCGTAGCCCCTTCTTCCATTTCCCAATATTTATTTGGGTTGAAGTTCGGCATATTTTCCATTCCCAAAATATTACCCGTCTTCGGATCGGCTGCAATAACCGTCATACTGCGTGGGCCTTGCTCTAAGTATACTTCGCGCATCGCCTCATCAATGTACTGCTGAATCGTATGGTCAATCGTTAAGTATACGTTTTTCCCATCACGAGCAGGTGTATAAATTTCAGACGCAGTCGGCAATTTATTACCGCGTAGATCCTTCTCATATTGAAGTTTACCAGGAGTCCCTTGCAATAAATGATTGAGCGAAGTCTCAACTCCCATAACGGGTTTATCCTCTTTATTAATATAGCCGAGTACATGAGTAGCTAAGTTATTTTTCGCATAAAATCGCTTCGATTCATCCATCAAATGCAAACCGACGTCATACGCATCCGTCTTCGTCTTTAACTCTTTCGTAAACGCGCGAATTTCCTTCGCTTTATCTTCTTCGATCTTGAAGCCTTCTTTACGCACTTCTCGATGTATCCGATATACCCCTTTATCCTTACTCCGGACGATATCATACAATTCGTGTTCAGGCTTCCCTAACGCTTTATGCAAAAACTCGACGATTTCCCGTTCGACGTCAATTCCTTCTTTAATGAGGCTTGCATTTTGTTTCAGTTCCTGAATGGTTCGCGGGCTAACAGCGACAATGTAAGCAGGGGCGTCCATCGCCAGCACCTCTCCATGCTGGTCATAAATGGTGCCCCTTTCTGCTGGCAAATTCTGAACTGTCGACCAAGAACTTTTAGCCCGCTTCATCCATTCCTCTTGATTCACAACCTGATACCAAATCAATCGACTTATGATGACAATAAAAAGGAGGGTGAATAAGCCCCCGATTGCCAACGTACGCAGCTTAATTCGTTTGACCATCTTCATCCCTCGTTTAATTGTTTCCTACTTTTTCCTTGTATACGTTTATTTGCTCTGGCGTGGTCGGTCTTGTTAGGCCGTTCTCACTTGCCACACTTCCGATGCGATCCCAATCAGATAGCCTTTCTTTCTCTACATGTAGCACGGATGCTTGTTTTTTCAAATCCTCTGTATCACGCTTCATTGCTTCTATGTTTCGGTTTAATTCATAGATTTCAGCATAACGTCCAATCAAAAACATCGCTACTGCAGAACAAACTACCACTGTAAACAGGTAGAGCATCTTTTCCCTCATCGGAAGTGCTGCTTTACGCGTCAGCTTCTTTGTTGTTTCACGGAACTGAGTTTGCTGTCGCCGACGCTTCTCGGGTTTCTTCACTGCTAGGTTCCCCCGATTATAGGCCATGTTCTGCGCCTCCTTCAATGCGGTTACCCGCTAGTTCGTTCTTTACAGCTTCTCCGCAACACGCAGCTTGGACGAGCGCGCACGCAAATTGTGCTCCAGCTCTGCCTCGCTTGGTACAATCGGTTTGCGATTGATTAATTTGACGACCCCTACAGTACCACAGGCACACATCGGCAAATTAGGCGGGCACTGGCAGCGTGCTACATAGCTGCTAAAAATTCGCTTGCAAATACGGTCTTCCAACGAGTGAAACGTGATGACCGAGACGCGTCCGCCTGGCTTTAAGCAGCGAATCGCTTCATGCAGAGCCTCTTCAACCGCTCCCAGCTCATCGTTGACAGCAATGCGGAGCGCTTGAAAGCTGCGCTTGGCAGGGTGTCCACCTGTGCGGCGCGCTGCCGCTGGAATGCCTGCCTTAACAAGCTCGGCCAATTCACCTGTCGTGCGAACAGGCTGCTTAGCCCGCGCTTCGATGATGCCTTTGGCAATTCGGCGGGAAAATTTCTCTTCCCCGTATTCGAACAAAATACGGGCAATTTCCGCTTCTGACCATTCGTTAACAATGTCATAAGCCGTTAACGCCCCTTGCTGATCCATGCGCATATCAAGCGGTGCATCATGGTTATAGCTGAACCCACGCTCAGCCTCATCCAATTGCGGTGAGGATACACCTAAATCAAATAAAATACCGTCAACTTGCGGAAAGCCGTCCTGTTGCGGCACACCTGCTTGTAGCAGCGCCTCTTTTAAATGACGAAAATTGGTCTTTATTAAGGTTACACGCTGCATATACGGAGCTAGCCGTTGTTGCGCGTTGTCGAGCGCCCAATCATCTTGATCGAGTCCAATTAGTCTTCCTGCATCCGACAACTTCGACGCAATAAGTTCGCTATGACCCGCGCCCCCCAGTGTGCAGTCGACGTAAATGCCTTCTGGTTGAACGTTTAAGCTATCGACCGACTCTTCTTTTAGCACGGTTACGTGATGAAACAACGTCAATTCCCTCCTATACCTATTCGTTTCCATCTGTGATGCGTATATATGGCGCGCGTCTTCTCTCGCGACCAGTGAGATGTTTAGAAGTCAAAGTCAACCAACGTTTCCGCAATCTCGTTAAACGCTGATTCTGATTGCAGTACATATTGTTCCCATGCGTCCTTACTCCAAATCTCAACTCGGTTCTGAACTCCGATAACCATACATTCCTTATCCAGCTTAGCATACTGCCGCAGATGTTGAGGAATGTTAATTCGTCCCTGTTTGTCCCACTCACATTCAGAAGCACCTGAAAAGAAAAAGCGCGTAAACGCTCGCGCGTCTGCCTTCATTAAGGGCAGAGCCTTTAATTTCTGCTCCAAAAGTCCCCATTCATCCATCGGGTATACAAACAAACATTGATCCAGACCACGCGTCAGTACAAAAATGGAGCCTAGTGAATCACGAAATTTAACAGGAACAATGAGGCGGCCCTTGTCATCGATGCTATGTTGAAACTCGCCCATGAACATCCTGCCACCACTCCCCTTAGTCATTCACCACTTCACTCCACTTTCCACCACCAACGCAATATAATTTCGCCAAAAAAACAAAAAATCCTGCTACTGTGGCAGGATTTTTACAAAACCGTCTAGTTTTTTTCCAGTTTTTATTTGTCTTTGTTCACATTTTTGGCATCTTTTACACTACTCTGGGTAGAATCAATGACTTTTTCACTAGTTGAATCCATATTTGGATGTTCATCTTTTGGGTCATTTTCTTTGACTTCGCCTGCCTTTATTTTAGCTCCCACTTCTTGAATCTTCGCATTCAAGACATCCAAGGACTTTTGTCGCTCTGGATTGGCTGCCTTCCCACCACCATACTGCTTTCCACCTCTTACTTGCCTCCCCTTTTTGATCACGTACCATATAGGCATCCAAATAATAGCCCCCACAATCGCAAATGGTAGCAGAGCTACAATAAGGAGTATCGTATATCTCAAGACAGCAGTAAGTGCGCTCCAGCTTGCTTTTAATGTATCTCCTATCTGTGTCCCAAATGCATCTTGAATCACATCTTTAGGAACTTGTTTAATGATTTGATACAGGCGGATATGAATGGTGGACATCGCCACGTTGTTATCTAAATAACGCATCCGGCCTGTTAACTGTTCAATTTCCAACTGGACTTTTCCAAGTTCATCCGAAAATTTAATGAGATCTTGTGACGTTTTGGCATTTTCCATGTATGACAATAAACGTTCTTCAACCACTTTGCGTGCTTTAAGGCGCGCCGTTAGATCCACGTATTCTTCAGTGACATCATTCGCTGCATACTTGCGATCAAAATTAACATACTCCCATGACCCTAACTTATCTAAAAAAGAATGAAAGCCTTGGGCGGGCACCTTAATCTCGTAGCTTCCACCATGCTCAAAGTCCGAACGCTCATCCTCGAATTTCAAAACATATCCACCAGATAATTCGATCAAACGATTCATTTGTTGTTTCGTTGCCTCATAATCTTTAACTTCCATCGAAAGGTTCGCTTCATAAATTAATTTCCGTTCCGGCTTGGCGACAGGCGATACGCTACTTTTGTTCATACCAGGTTGTCCTTTGGCCTCTACATCAGCTTTGGCAGCTGATTCTTGTACGGTTGCGGTTATCCCCTCCGTTTTTTGTGCATTGCTTGAACTGCCCTGAGATGAGCTGCACGCTCCAATGATGAAGAGTGCCGCCAGCCATAGCATAGATGTCCAGATGTTGCGCCGCCCTTTGCGGCTTACAAGTAACGACGACGATGACGTGGCCGTTCTCACTTCTTTTTTCATATTGACCCCTTCTTTCTATTACATTCTTATGAGCCATGAGTTCTAGTCATGAGTTCTAATCATCATGCAAATCTGAGCTGTACTTCATATAACGGTCAAACGAACCCATTTGTTGCTAAAAAATAAGATCGTTACAACATTGTGATTAATTTCAAATAGAAACGTAGGCGCAAAAAAAAGGCGCTCACGACCATAGTCGTAAACGCCTCTATTCAATATCGATTGCATAGGATTAGATCAGTCCACACCGTGCTTATGGGCTTAGATGCTCTGGTAGCTCTTTAGCTTGTTAGCTTGTTAAGAACTTCGAGCTTAGTGCTCCTGCCAGCTATCTAAGTAGGCACTTTGCTCCGCACTTAACTTGTCAATCGTGATCCCAAGCGACTCAAGCTTATAACGAGCAACTTGCTCATCCAGCTCATAAGGCACGTTCACAACCTTATTGCCGATCTGCTCATGTTGGTCATTTACATACTTCAAGGACATCGCTTGCAAGGCAAACGTCATATCCATAATTTCCGCAGGATGACCATCACCAGCCGCCAAATTAACGAGACGACCTTCAGCAAGTAAATAGATGCTGCGTCCATCTTGGAGGCTGTACTCCTCAATGTTGTGGCGTACTCTACGAACGCTAGTCGCGCGCTCTGCAAGCTCCAGCTTGTTTACCTCAACGTCAAAGTGACCCGCGTTGGACAAGATTGCCCCGTCCTTCATCACATCATAATGCTCGCCGCGTATAACGTCGCGATTCCCCGTTACTGTAACGAAGATGTCGCCGACACGCGCAGCTTCCGACATCGGAAGCACAGCAAAGCCATCCATGTAAGCTTCAACGCCTTTAACCGCGTCGATTTCGGTGACGACAACGTTCGCCCCGAGTCCTTTTGCACGAAGTGCAACGCCTTTGCCACACCAGCCGTAACCGACTACGACAACTGTTTTTCCAGCGACAACCAAGTTCGTCGTCCGGTTAATACCGTCCCAGACGGACTGTCCTGTTCCATAACGGTTATCAAACAAATATTTGCACTGTGCGTCGTTAACGGCAACCATCGGGAATGTAAGCGTGCCGTCCTTTTCCATCGCCTTCAGGCGCAAAATGCCTGTTGTCGTCTCTTCTGCACCACCGCGAACGTTAACCCGCAAATCGGGGCGCTCGGTATGAAGAATGGAAATCAAATCGCCGCCATCATCAATAATGAGATCAGGCTTATTCTCCAACGCACGAATGAGCAATTGCTTATACTCTTCAGGTTCTGGGTTATATTTTGCGAACACGGTAACGCCATCTTCCACCAATGCCGCACATACGTCATCTTGCGTAGATAACGGGTTGCTGCCTGTGATCGTAACTTCTGCACCACCGGCTTGCACAACTTTCGCCAAATAAGCTGTCTTTGCTTCCAAGTGTAGTGAAATCGTAACTTTCAACCCTTTAAATGGCTGCTCGCGCTCAAATTGCTCGCGAATCCGATTCAATACAGGCATATGCGCCTGAACCCAATCAATTTTCAAGTGACCTTCTGGGGCTAAAGATATGTCGTGAATAATGCTGTCTTGCGCTGCTTTTGTTGACTGACTCATTTACTGAACCATCCTTCCCACATTGCAAAAGATTATATGGACATCTCGCTTCGCCGTATCGTGTCATTTGTGCTCATTCATGGTGTATGATCATGCTGCTATGAT harbors:
- a CDS encoding DUF4349 domain-containing protein; translation: MKKEVRTATSSSSLLVSRKGRRNIWTSMLWLAALFIIGACSSSQGSSSNAQKTEGITATVQESAAKADVEAKGQPGMNKSSVSPVAKPERKLIYEANLSMEVKDYEATKQQMNRLIELSGGYVLKFEDERSDFEHGGSYEIKVPAQGFHSFLDKLGSWEYVNFDRKYAANDVTEEYVDLTARLKARKVVEERLLSYMENAKTSQDLIKFSDELGKVQLEIEQLTGRMRYLDNNVAMSTIHIRLYQIIKQVPKDVIQDAFGTQIGDTLKASWSALTAVLRYTILLIVALLPFAIVGAIIWMPIWYVIKKGRQVRGGKQYGGGKAANPERQKSLDVLNAKIQEVGAKIKAGEVKENDPKDEHPNMDSTSEKVIDSTQSSVKDAKNVNKDK
- a CDS encoding adenosylhomocysteinase: MSQSTKAAQDSIIHDISLAPEGHLKIDWVQAHMPVLNRIREQFEREQPFKGLKVTISLHLEAKTAYLAKVVQAGGAEVTITGSNPLSTQDDVCAALVEDGVTVFAKYNPEPEEYKQLLIRALENKPDLIIDDGGDLISILHTERPDLRVNVRGGAEETTTGILRLKAMEKDGTLTFPMVAVNDAQCKYLFDNRYGTGQSVWDGINRTTNLVVAGKTVVVVGYGWCGKGVALRAKGLGANVVVTEIDAVKGVEAYMDGFAVLPMSEAARVGDIFVTVTGNRDVIRGEHYDVMKDGAILSNAGHFDVEVNKLELAERATSVRRVRHNIEEYSLQDGRSIYLLAEGRLVNLAAGDGHPAEIMDMTFALQAMSLKYVNDQHEQIGNKVVNVPYELDEQVARYKLESLGITIDKLSAEQSAYLDSWQEH